CGGCAACTCACGCGGAGCTAGCCCCGCAGCCCACGCGAGGTTGAGCCTCAGGCGCGCACGTGGTAGTCGCCTTCGGCGATCCACTTGAACGTCGTGAGCGCGTCGAGCCCCATCGGGCCACGGGCGTGCAGCTTCTGCGTGCTCACGGCTACCTCGGCGCCGAGCCCGAACTGCCCGCCGTCCGTGAAGCGCGTAGAGGCGTTGACGTAGACTGCCGCCGAGTCGACCTCGTTGAGGAAGCGCGCGGCGTGCGCTGGCGTCTCGGTCAGGATACCGTCGGAGTGCTGCGTCGAGTGCGCATGGACGTGGGCGATGGCCGTGTCTAGACTGTTGACGACGCGGAGGCCAAGCGTGAGGCCAAGCCATTCCTGATCGAAGTCGTCAGCGCCTGCGGGCACGAGCGCGAGGCCGTCCACGTTGGCCAGATGCGAAAGCGCCGCCTCGTCGGCGTGAACCTCAACGCCATGCTCGGCGAGCGCAGCGGCGACGCGGGGTAGGAAATCCGCAGCGATGCCCTCATGGACGAGCAGCGTGTCGAGTGCGTTGCAGACGCTCGGGCGCTGCACCTTGGCGTTCACGATCACCGGGATCGCCCGGTCGAGGTCGGCCGTGGCGTCTACGAAGAGGTGGCAGATGCCAATGCCGCCCGTGATGACCGGGATGGTGCTTTGCTCCTTGCACAGCCGATGCAGGCCCGCGCCGCCGCGAGGAATGATCATGTCGACGTAGTCGTCCAGGCGCAACAGTTCCCGCACGAGTGCGCGGTCGGTACTGTCGATGAGTTGCACGCACGCCTCAGGGAGGCCGACGCTGGCGAGCGCTTCGGCGAGCGCTCGGGCCAACGCCACGTTCGAGCGGATCGTCTCCGAGCCGCCCCGGAGCAGCGCGGCGTTCCCTGCCTTGAGGCACAGCGTCGCGATGTCGACCGTGACGTTGGGCCGCGCTTCGTAGATCACGCCGACTACGCCGAGGGGCACAGTCCGCCGCTTCAGCTGCAGCCCATTGTCGAGGGTCCGTTGGTCGAAGTCACGCCCAACCGGATCAGGGAGGTCGGCGACCTTGCGGGCGTCGTTGGCGAGGGCCTGGAGGCGCGAGGGGGTGAGCAGGAGGCGGTCCAGCAGCGCGTCGGTCAGCCCGTTGGCGCGGCCTCGGGCGACGTCTTGGGCGTTGGCCGCGAGGATCGTGTCGGCATGCCGCTCGATCGCCTCCGCGATAGCGTGGAGGGCCGCGTTTTTCTCCTCGGTGGTGGCGACAGCGAGGGCCCGGCTTGCCTCCTGGGCGGCCCGACCGAGGGCCTGCGGGTCGACGTGCTTGTGGAGCGTGATCTCTGGGATGGGAATCGACATCGACGTTTGGAGGTCAGAAAGCAAATGAGGGCGGCTCCTTTACACCAAGATGTTTAGACCAAGATGAGGTCGTCGCGGTGGACGGCCTCGTCGCCGAGGGTGAAGCCGAGGAGGTCGACGATGGCGGCAGACTGCTGGCCCGCGAGTTGGCGGAGTTCGTGCGCGTCGTAGCGTGCGATGCCGCGAGCGAGTTCGGCGCGGGACGCTCGGTGCACAATACGCACGGCATCGCCGCGGCGGAAGGTCCCTGCGACGGCCACGATGCCCACGGGAAGTAGCGAAGCGCCATCCTTGGTCAAGGCCCGCGCTGCACCGGCGTTTACCACGAGCGTACCCGACGGGGGAGGGCCCGCGAAGATCCAGCGCTTGCGGCTCGCGAGCGGCGTTGCTAGCGCAGGGAAGCGCGTCCCGAGAGCCTCGCCCCGTGCGATGCGGAGCACCACGTCCGGCGCTCGGCCCGCCGCGATGACTACGTCCGTGCCTGCTCGTCGGGCAGCATCGGCGGCTTGCAACTTGGTAGCCATGCCGCCCGTGCCCTGCGTGGTTCCTGCGCCGCCCGCGAGCATCTTGAGCGTCACGTCGATGGTGCGGACTTCGGGGATGAGTTCGGCGTCGGGGTCGGTGCGGGGATCGGCCGTGAAGAGGCCCGGCTGGTCGGTGAGCAACAACAGGAGGTCGGCGCGGGCGAGCACGGCAGCGTAGGCTGAGAGGTTGTCGTTGTCGCCGACTTTGATCTCGGCCGTCGCCACGGCGTCGTTTTCGTTTACGACCGGCACGATGCGCCGCGCAAACAGGGCGTCGAGTGTGTCGCGGGCGTTGAGGAACCGGCGGCGGTCTTCCACGTCGTCGCGCGCGAGCAGCACCTGTCCTACGTGCAGGCCGAAGAGGTCGAAGAGTTGCGCCCACACCCGCATGAGGCGAGGCTGCCCGACAGCTGCCAGGAGTTGCTTCTCGACCACCCCGCCAGGATGCTCGCCGGCGCCGAGCCCGAGTTCCTCGCGCCCCGCCGCCACGGCGCCACTCGACACGATGAGCACGTCGTGGCCCTCGGCTTGCAACGCGGCGCATTGCCGCACGAGGTCGACCAGGTGCGCCCGGTCGAGCCGCGGCGTCCCGCCGGTCAGAACGCTCGTGCCGAGTTTGACGACGATCCGCATGGCGCTACCCTGTC
The Bacteroidota bacterium DNA segment above includes these coding regions:
- a CDS encoding glutamate-5-semialdehyde dehydrogenase yields the protein MSIPIPEITLHKHVDPQALGRAAQEASRALAVATTEEKNAALHAIAEAIERHADTILAANAQDVARGRANGLTDALLDRLLLTPSRLQALANDARKVADLPDPVGRDFDQRTLDNGLQLKRRTVPLGVVGVIYEARPNVTVDIATLCLKAGNAALLRGGSETIRSNVALARALAEALASVGLPEACVQLIDSTDRALVRELLRLDDYVDMIIPRGGAGLHRLCKEQSTIPVITGGIGICHLFVDATADLDRAIPVIVNAKVQRPSVCNALDTLLVHEGIAADFLPRVAAALAEHGVEVHADEAALSHLANVDGLALVPAGADDFDQEWLGLTLGLRVVNSLDTAIAHVHAHSTQHSDGILTETPAHAARFLNEVDSAAVYVNASTRFTDGGQFGLGAEVAVSTQKLHARGPMGLDALTTFKWIAEGDYHVRA
- the proB gene encoding glutamate 5-kinase, coding for MRIVVKLGTSVLTGGTPRLDRAHLVDLVRQCAALQAEGHDVLIVSSGAVAAGREELGLGAGEHPGGVVEKQLLAAVGQPRLMRVWAQLFDLFGLHVGQVLLARDDVEDRRRFLNARDTLDALFARRIVPVVNENDAVATAEIKVGDNDNLSAYAAVLARADLLLLLTDQPGLFTADPRTDPDAELIPEVRTIDVTLKMLAGGAGTTQGTGGMATKLQAADAARRAGTDVVIAAGRAPDVVLRIARGEALGTRFPALATPLASRKRWIFAGPPPSGTLVVNAGAARALTKDGASLLPVGIVAVAGTFRRGDAVRIVHRASRAELARGIARYDAHELRQLAGQQSAAIVDLLGFTLGDEAVHRDDLILV